A region of Subtercola boreus DNA encodes the following proteins:
- a CDS encoding SLATT domain-containing protein: MEQLSNVATRSYKSYRARLMASLRLQARGRAWNTSLLSLAVATTFSSIALLTDDGMYGKAGPTVLVCVSVLALVASLVVTSLNYGGRSRDMFMNYRALQRLSVEAENLLANSVQSPDLVDRLSDRYESLLDDSENHTSADHKRADPGSDVSIWVLRRAHLLTALPYVALIIPLAVLAPIVSWFFSGAGS; encoded by the coding sequence ATGGAACAACTAAGCAACGTAGCCACCAGGTCTTACAAGTCCTACAGGGCTCGACTAATGGCTTCTTTACGGCTCCAGGCTCGTGGCCGAGCTTGGAACACCAGCCTCTTGTCTTTGGCGGTTGCGACCACGTTTTCATCGATTGCCCTCCTTACGGACGACGGTATGTATGGCAAGGCAGGGCCGACGGTCTTAGTTTGCGTCTCTGTCCTCGCGCTAGTTGCATCGTTAGTGGTCACGAGCTTAAATTACGGTGGCCGTAGTCGCGACATGTTCATGAACTATCGAGCACTACAGCGACTCTCAGTTGAGGCAGAAAATCTGTTGGCCAACTCCGTGCAATCGCCAGACTTAGTTGATCGCCTCTCAGACAGGTACGAGTCGCTGCTCGATGATTCGGAAAACCATACTTCGGCGGACCACAAACGCGCGGATCCGGGGAGCGACGTAAGCATTTGGGTTCTAAGGCGAGCACATTTATTGACGGCGCTACCCTATGTCGCCCTCATAATTCCGTTAGCTGTTTTAGCCCCGATCGTCTCGTGGTTCTTCTCGGGGGCTGGAAGTTGA
- a CDS encoding type I restriction endonuclease gives MDFEERLAALAAKVKNQRAVIQTEEATKNAFIMPFISTILGYDVFNPLEVVPEFTADVGVKRGEKIDYAIMRDGEVQILIECKSSTSALSLEHASQLFRYFAVTNARIAVLTNGAVYNFYTDLDAPNRMDEKPFLVLDLADIDETLIPELLKLTKEVFDLDSIISAAEELKYVGALKREIAAQFREPSADWVKFFTTRVYEGAFTQKVREQFSSLVTKAAKQYLNEQVNDRLKTALGAAAAVPAPLSAGSAESITSQPVAEADLDRDTEIETTPEELEGYQIVKAIACGDVKPQRVTYRDAKSYFAVLLDDNNRRPVARLWFNGKKQKYLGTFDDAKVETKHAIETLDDIYEHADIIRATVRSYA, from the coding sequence ATGGATTTCGAAGAACGACTTGCTGCATTAGCGGCGAAGGTCAAGAACCAACGAGCAGTGATTCAGACTGAAGAAGCGACGAAGAACGCATTCATCATGCCGTTCATCTCGACAATTCTGGGGTATGACGTCTTTAACCCGCTTGAGGTGGTGCCTGAATTCACGGCTGACGTTGGAGTGAAGCGCGGCGAGAAGATCGACTACGCCATAATGCGAGATGGTGAGGTTCAGATTCTCATCGAGTGCAAGAGCTCCACCTCAGCTCTCAGCCTGGAACACGCGTCACAACTCTTCCGGTACTTCGCGGTCACGAATGCGCGGATCGCCGTGTTGACGAACGGCGCGGTCTACAACTTCTATACGGATCTTGACGCGCCGAACAGAATGGATGAGAAGCCGTTCTTGGTGTTGGACCTGGCTGACATCGACGAGACACTGATCCCAGAACTCCTGAAATTGACGAAGGAGGTTTTTGACCTTGATTCGATCATCAGCGCTGCGGAAGAACTCAAGTACGTTGGCGCTCTCAAGCGAGAGATTGCCGCTCAGTTCCGGGAGCCATCGGCCGACTGGGTGAAATTCTTCACTACGCGAGTGTACGAGGGCGCCTTCACGCAGAAGGTCAGAGAACAGTTCTCGTCACTGGTTACGAAAGCTGCAAAGCAGTACCTCAATGAACAAGTCAACGACCGGTTGAAGACCGCTCTCGGAGCAGCAGCCGCCGTACCCGCTCCCCTCTCCGCAGGCTCCGCAGAATCGATCACGAGCCAGCCGGTCGCCGAAGCTGACCTCGACCGGGACACGGAGATTGAAACCACTCCCGAAGAGCTCGAGGGTTACCAAATCGTCAAGGCGATCGCCTGCGGCGATGTGAAGCCGCAGCGAGTCACGTACCGCGATGCGAAATCTTACTTTGCTGTGTTGCTGGACGATAACAACCGTAGGCCGGTCGCTCGGCTCTGGTTCAACGGCAAGAAGCAGAAGTACCTAGGCACCTTCGATGATGCCAAGGTTGAAACCAAGCACGCTATCGAAACTCTCGACGACATCTACGAGCACGCCGACATCATCCGGGCGACCGTTCGCAGCTACGCCTAA
- a CDS encoding nucleotidyltransferase family protein, which produces MADGLSQAEAASLLGISESAASRQMNGLSDISTILPEIVMDAAAPILLQLVVDRGYTRLAVFGSVARRDARADSDIDLLVEASSGSSIGDLLALRDLFGQIGGRPVDLITFAGLKPELDDDIRHEALPL; this is translated from the coding sequence ATGGCTGACGGGCTCAGTCAGGCGGAAGCTGCAAGCTTGCTTGGCATCAGCGAGTCCGCTGCAAGTCGGCAGATGAACGGGCTGAGCGACATCAGCACGATTCTTCCCGAGATCGTCATGGACGCGGCTGCCCCGATCCTTTTGCAGCTTGTCGTCGACCGAGGCTATACGCGACTCGCGGTGTTCGGGTCGGTGGCGCGTCGGGACGCTCGAGCGGATTCCGACATCGATCTGCTGGTCGAAGCTTCGTCGGGCTCTTCGATCGGCGATCTGCTGGCGCTTCGTGATCTGTTCGGCCAGATCGGAGGGAGACCTGTCGACCTCATCACTTTTGCCGGTCTCAAGCCAGAGCTCGACGATGACATTCGACACGAAGCACTACCGCTTTGA
- a CDS encoding SHOCT domain-containing protein: MLGNLQGYHVLILLAVVVVVIAIVIIVVLSVRRRSAGHRGALPDDPARRIEQLMRLRDQGLVSEEEFEAKRLEILRQM; the protein is encoded by the coding sequence ATGCTAGGCAATCTTCAGGGCTACCACGTGTTGATCCTGCTGGCGGTTGTAGTCGTCGTGATCGCTATCGTAATTATTGTCGTCCTATCGGTTCGTCGGAGAAGTGCAGGGCACCGTGGTGCGCTGCCCGATGATCCTGCCAGGCGGATTGAGCAGCTCATGCGGCTTCGAGATCAGGGTTTGGTGAGCGAGGAGGAGTTCGAGGCCAAACGCCTTGAGATTCTGCGTCAGATGTAG
- a CDS encoding DUF2075 domain-containing protein has product MTPFDLTSFDFTKGGLAAWTPLSERNSNWPVVYVLDDAASNPRLRNVYVGESLNATSRINQHLSNPDRAHLTTVRVIVDETFNKSVCLDLESFLIRMLAGDGAYSVLNRNDGITESAYYDRDRYQETFEQVFDRLKDDGVFTRSIPEIENSDLFKLSPFKALTHDQAIAVEGILEGLFEDLETHAAGTGHATSTTVVQGEPGTGKTVVAIYLMKMLVDIQAAPPAEDFDRDTMFAEFFAGGYPQLLDGLRIGLVVPQQSLRKSIQKVFRKTPGLRADMVMTAFEAGESDEHFDLLLVDESHRLNQRANQASAAQNTKFRTITEKLFGHDDTSKTQLDWIRAKSTHQILFLDAAQSVRPADLPTHVLDDLVEGARQHDRLYPLVSQLRVNAGADYVGYVRQLLGASTDHPLAPPSPPQTFDGYDFRLFDSLAEMQQQIRARDAEAGLSRLVAGYAWPWKTKKDKAAFDIEIDGIRLRWNSTQTDWIASPNALEEVGSIHTVQGYDLNYAGVIIGPDLGYDPTRGTLIVNRDSYFDTKGKENNPRLGKTYADDNLLRFISNIYAVLLTRGIKGTYVYVSDPALRAYLSQYIPAAG; this is encoded by the coding sequence ATGACGCCCTTTGACCTCACCAGCTTCGACTTCACCAAGGGCGGGTTGGCGGCGTGGACCCCGCTCAGTGAGCGCAACAGCAACTGGCCGGTGGTCTACGTCCTCGACGACGCGGCGAGCAACCCCCGCCTGCGCAACGTCTACGTCGGCGAATCGCTCAACGCGACATCCAGAATCAACCAGCACCTCAGTAACCCAGACCGCGCCCACCTTACAACCGTCCGCGTCATCGTCGACGAGACCTTCAACAAGTCGGTCTGCCTCGACCTCGAATCGTTCCTGATCAGGATGCTCGCCGGCGACGGCGCGTACAGCGTGCTCAACCGCAACGACGGCATCACCGAGTCGGCCTACTACGACCGCGACCGCTACCAGGAGACCTTCGAGCAGGTCTTCGACCGCCTCAAGGACGATGGCGTCTTCACCCGCTCCATCCCCGAGATCGAGAACAGCGACCTCTTCAAGCTGTCCCCGTTCAAGGCGCTCACCCACGACCAGGCCATCGCCGTCGAAGGGATCCTCGAGGGCCTCTTCGAAGACCTCGAGACCCACGCTGCCGGCACCGGCCACGCCACCAGCACCACGGTCGTGCAGGGTGAGCCGGGCACCGGCAAGACGGTCGTCGCGATCTACCTCATGAAGATGCTCGTCGACATCCAGGCCGCGCCTCCCGCGGAGGACTTCGACCGCGACACAATGTTCGCCGAGTTCTTCGCCGGCGGCTACCCGCAACTGCTCGACGGGCTCAGGATCGGCCTCGTCGTTCCCCAGCAGTCGCTCCGCAAGTCGATCCAGAAGGTCTTCCGTAAGACGCCCGGGCTCCGCGCGGACATGGTGATGACCGCTTTCGAGGCGGGGGAGAGCGACGAGCACTTCGACCTTCTGCTCGTCGACGAATCGCACCGCCTCAACCAGCGCGCCAACCAGGCGTCTGCTGCGCAGAACACGAAGTTCCGCACCATCACCGAGAAGCTCTTCGGCCACGACGACACGTCGAAGACCCAGCTCGACTGGATCCGCGCCAAGAGCACCCACCAGATCCTGTTTCTGGATGCGGCCCAGAGCGTGCGCCCCGCCGACCTGCCGACGCACGTTCTCGACGACCTCGTCGAAGGCGCCCGCCAGCACGACCGGCTCTACCCGCTCGTCTCCCAGCTGCGCGTGAACGCCGGCGCGGACTACGTCGGCTACGTGCGACAGCTCCTCGGAGCATCCACCGACCACCCGCTCGCCCCGCCGAGCCCTCCCCAGACGTTCGACGGCTACGACTTCCGCCTGTTCGACAGCCTCGCCGAGATGCAGCAGCAGATCAGGGCCCGGGATGCCGAGGCCGGCCTCTCGCGCCTCGTCGCCGGCTACGCGTGGCCGTGGAAGACCAAGAAGGACAAGGCCGCCTTCGACATCGAGATCGACGGCATCCGCCTGCGCTGGAACAGCACCCAGACCGATTGGATCGCCTCACCCAACGCCCTCGAAGAGGTCGGATCGATCCACACCGTGCAGGGCTACGACCTCAACTACGCCGGAGTCATCATCGGCCCTGACCTCGGCTACGACCCCACCCGCGGAACCCTCATCGTCAACCGCGACTCCTACTTCGACACCAAGGGCAAGGAGAACAACCCCCGCCTCGGCAAAACCTACGCCGACGACAACCTCCTCCGCTTCATCAGCAACATCTACGCCGTGCTCCTCACCCGCGGAATCAAAGGCACCTACGTCTACGTGAGCGACCCCGCGCTGCGCGCGTACCTGTCGCAGTACATCCCGGCCGCTGGGTAG
- a CDS encoding nucleotide pyrophosphohydrolase, which translates to MVDQPLRDELAAFVAERDWAQFHTPENLAKSIAIEAGELLECFQWAPDAAPDRVREELADVLTYCLLLADRIGADPAQLVRDKLEITRQKYPVDKARGSSARYDAL; encoded by the coding sequence ATGGTTGACCAGCCGCTGCGCGACGAACTCGCCGCCTTCGTCGCCGAGCGCGACTGGGCCCAGTTCCACACACCGGAGAACCTCGCCAAGAGCATCGCGATCGAGGCCGGCGAGCTGCTCGAGTGCTTCCAGTGGGCTCCGGATGCTGCGCCCGACCGGGTGCGCGAAGAACTCGCCGACGTGCTGACCTACTGCCTGTTGCTCGCCGACCGCATCGGTGCAGACCCCGCGCAGCTCGTGCGAGACAAGCTGGAGATCACCCGCCAGAAATACCCGGTCGACAAGGCCCGGGGGAGCAGCGCCAGGTATGACGCCCTTTGA
- a CDS encoding Hsp20/alpha crystallin family protein, which translates to MAMSFDPFSELDRLTGNLLQFRPGPKFMPVDLYRDGDRYILNADLPGIDPGSVDVDVDGQLLTIRAQRTAATQEGAKWLVQERPNGTYLRQFSLGEGVASESISATYDNGVLSVIIPVSEKAKPRKIQVGTPDRAAEQKTISV; encoded by the coding sequence ATGGCAATGTCTTTTGATCCTTTCAGCGAACTGGACCGCCTCACCGGCAACCTGCTCCAGTTCCGCCCGGGGCCGAAGTTCATGCCCGTCGATCTCTATCGAGACGGCGACCGGTACATTCTGAACGCCGACCTCCCCGGCATCGACCCGGGCTCCGTCGACGTGGATGTGGACGGTCAGCTGCTCACCATTCGCGCCCAGCGCACCGCCGCGACCCAGGAGGGCGCGAAGTGGCTGGTGCAGGAGCGACCCAACGGCACCTACCTCCGCCAGTTCAGTCTCGGCGAGGGCGTCGCATCGGAGAGCATCTCGGCAACCTACGACAATGGGGTGCTGTCGGTGATCATCCCGGTCAGCGAGAAAGCGAAACCCCGCAAGATCCAGGTCGGCACACCTGACAGGGCCGCCGAACAGAAGACGATCTCCGTCTGA
- a CDS encoding TMEM175 family protein, producing MGILTKRNGIGRLEAFSDAVLAIVMTLLVLDLLPSGAQSPEQLLDHWPTYLAYLAAFFTIGIIWLNHNEELARVSRTTPVLLVLNLGLLLGASLVPWPTALISDALTEGDHDAQFAAMVVFAVVAAVISLPWVALDLYLARHPELLNTATDVAWMRRHALYSAGTLIVAVVSVVVAIFSPLAALVLYLVVAAAFLLARLFEREAAAAPDPEAREPAASEPTEDD from the coding sequence ATGGGGATCCTGACGAAGCGCAACGGAATCGGCCGGCTCGAGGCGTTCAGCGACGCGGTGCTCGCGATCGTCATGACGCTGCTCGTGCTGGACCTTCTGCCGAGCGGTGCCCAGTCGCCCGAGCAGTTGCTCGACCACTGGCCCACCTACCTCGCCTACCTCGCCGCCTTCTTCACGATCGGCATCATCTGGCTGAACCACAACGAGGAGCTGGCGCGGGTCTCCCGGACCACCCCTGTTCTGCTGGTTCTGAACCTCGGCCTGCTGCTCGGTGCCTCCCTCGTGCCCTGGCCCACCGCGCTCATCTCCGACGCCCTGACCGAGGGCGACCACGACGCCCAGTTCGCCGCCATGGTCGTCTTCGCCGTCGTGGCCGCGGTGATCAGCCTGCCGTGGGTCGCTCTCGACCTCTACTTGGCACGGCATCCGGAGCTGCTGAACACCGCCACGGATGTCGCGTGGATGCGGCGGCACGCGTTGTACTCGGCCGGCACCCTCATCGTCGCGGTGGTAAGCGTCGTCGTGGCGATCTTCTCGCCCCTCGCGGCCCTCGTGCTGTACCTCGTCGTTGCGGCGGCGTTCCTGCTGGCGCGGCTCTTCGAGCGCGAGGCGGCCGCGGCGCCGGACCCCGAGGCGCGGGAGCCCGCAGCGTCGGAGCCGACGGAAGACGACTGA
- a CDS encoding alpha/beta fold hydrolase — protein sequence MSEKQIFTSGERSFAFAVEGTGPALVLVADRGSDLDGLGTISHLVSAADFRVVRIETDTAQDVVDVLDGLDIEHAWIGGHGSGGVVARTVAIENHDRVNGVLLLGVDDGAPALAEGIPVLVVQATDDDVTPPANGTALRDSAPGLVSVVEIEGGGHRFPETRAGETAWAIEDYLDWD from the coding sequence ATGAGCGAGAAACAGATATTCACGTCGGGCGAGCGATCCTTCGCATTTGCGGTTGAAGGGACGGGCCCTGCGCTCGTGCTCGTGGCCGACCGGGGATCCGACCTCGATGGCCTCGGGACGATCTCCCACCTTGTCTCCGCAGCAGACTTTCGCGTGGTGCGCATCGAGACCGACACGGCACAGGATGTCGTCGACGTGCTCGACGGTCTCGACATCGAACATGCGTGGATCGGTGGCCACGGCAGCGGCGGAGTGGTTGCACGTACCGTTGCCATCGAGAACCACGATCGCGTGAACGGCGTGCTGCTGCTGGGCGTGGATGACGGGGCGCCTGCGCTGGCCGAGGGCATTCCGGTGCTTGTTGTGCAGGCGACCGACGATGACGTCACTCCCCCGGCCAACGGCACGGCTCTGCGCGACTCCGCCCCGGGGCTTGTGAGTGTCGTCGAGATCGAAGGCGGGGGTCACCGGTTCCCCGAGACGCGCGCTGGGGAGACCGCCTGGGCGATTGAGGACTACCTCGACTGGGACTGA
- a CDS encoding phosphohydrolase, producing the protein MSDGFDAAQLADHPTGRETVAAARAIATIAHHDQVDKLGAAYIEHPGRVAAQLSDPTEVAAAWLHDVIEDTEITAENLLAAGIPAAVVEAVVLLTRTDDVSPADYYAAIRRNPTALAVKLADINDNTAPWRVEQLDPETQSRLAAKYARARALLTDQSGAGGHALAEPGRAG; encoded by the coding sequence ATGTCAGACGGATTCGACGCCGCACAGCTCGCCGATCATCCGACCGGCCGTGAAACGGTTGCGGCGGCGCGCGCGATCGCGACCATCGCCCACCACGATCAGGTCGACAAGCTCGGGGCCGCCTACATCGAGCATCCGGGGCGCGTTGCTGCGCAGCTCAGCGATCCCACCGAGGTCGCTGCGGCGTGGTTGCACGACGTCATCGAAGACACGGAGATCACGGCCGAGAACCTGCTCGCTGCGGGGATCCCTGCTGCCGTCGTCGAGGCGGTCGTACTGCTGACGCGCACGGACGACGTTTCGCCTGCCGACTACTACGCGGCCATCCGCAGGAATCCAACGGCGCTGGCGGTGAAGCTCGCCGACATCAACGACAACACCGCGCCCTGGCGGGTCGAACAGCTTGACCCGGAGACGCAGAGTCGGCTGGCGGCCAAGTACGCCAGGGCGCGGGCGCTTCTGACCGACCAATCAGGGGCGGGTGGGCACGCTCTCGCCGAACCCGGTCGCGCCGGATAG
- a CDS encoding VOC family protein — protein MTLKFEEIVVDCHDFRTIGHWWEAALGWVVVDEDEGSLELQNTDGSNPTLLFLNSPDEKVGKNRLHFDFVPDDQAAEVERLLAMGAQRVDIGQGETPWVILADPEGNEFCVLSARS, from the coding sequence ATGACGCTGAAGTTCGAAGAGATCGTCGTGGACTGCCACGACTTCCGCACGATCGGCCACTGGTGGGAAGCCGCCCTGGGGTGGGTGGTGGTCGACGAAGACGAGGGGTCGCTGGAGCTTCAGAATACAGACGGGTCCAATCCGACGCTGCTGTTCCTGAACTCGCCCGACGAGAAGGTCGGCAAGAACCGGCTGCACTTCGACTTCGTGCCCGACGACCAGGCCGCGGAGGTCGAGCGGCTGCTGGCGATGGGCGCCCAGCGCGTCGACATCGGCCAGGGCGAGACGCCGTGGGTGATCCTGGCAGACCCCGAGGGCAACGAGTTCTGCGTGCTCTCAGCGCGCAGCTGA